The following coding sequences are from one Aethina tumida isolate Nest 87 chromosome 2, icAetTumi1.1, whole genome shotgun sequence window:
- the LOC109606977 gene encoding uncharacterized protein LOC109606977: MKAVIIGIALLGLVSSVPVGNEYLPPKNGFSSASVNNQYHSATNNKYLPPATSYGTPEGGVSGGSSFSGSFSSGNGQAFGSGSGLGAGSGSGGHGSFGASASGHGQGAGGFGGASGIGHGSGLGGAAQGAGGHGGFGAGNGGFGGASSQGSVHGSGLGGAAGHGGFGGAASQGSGHGGYGGASGAANGQGFSGSFSSSSHGSGASGLGHGQGSGAANGGFGGAASQGSGHGSSLAGAAQGAAGHGGFGAGNGGFGGAGSQGSGHGGYGGAAGAGTGQGYSGSFSSSAQGPSGSGAFGHGQGTGAAQGAAGHGGFGAANGGFGGYGSSANGGFGGASTSGHGQGNVGFGGASGTGHGFGGYGASKAGTGAGFGGQVTASHVQSPAQYSGVNGQYSGAGQQGPVVQILRLENNNNGDGSYNFLYETENGINAQEEGTQRDGTVAQGSFSYKAPGGEPIAVSYVADENGFQPEGEHLPTPPPIPKEILKSLELNAADEANGISDDGSYNGEGEAEGQDAGQYSGGQGSGHFGGAAGGKGGYGAGHIGGGAQGGYGAGQPQFGGAAQGAHFGGAQGGFAQGHSTFGAAGGTQGHSGAGGSGGYQYQGSVSGKLGGGLGHGSGSGTQQSFAGAFGGQGPSGSGFSSSVSNKLGGGFGGNSGTPQQPIAENGGYKY, translated from the exons ATGAAGGCT gtTATAATTGGAATTGCCCTTTTGGGGCTCGTGTCCTCAGTACCGGTGGGCAACGAATATCTTCCACCCAAAAACGGCTTCTCCTCAGCATCCGTCAACAACCAATACCACTCCGCCACCAACAACAAGTACCTCCCACCGGCCACATCCTACGGAACTCCAGAGGGTGGCGTTTCCGGTGGCTCAAGCTTCTCCGGATCGTTCTCCTCAGGAAACGGTCAAGCTTTCGGTTCCGGAAGCGGACTCGGTGCCGGCTCCGGCAGTGGAGGACACGGTTCCTTCGGAGCATCTGCATCTGGACATGGCCAAGGAGCTGGCGGTTTTGGTGGAGCCTCCGGCATTGGTCACGGATCTGGTTTAGGTGGTGCTGCTCAAGGCGCTGGTGGCCATGGAGGTTTTGGTGCTGGTAATGGAGGTTTTGGCGGAGCCTCTTCTCAAGGTTCCGTTCACGGATCTGGTTTAGGTGGCGCTGCTGGTCATGGAGGATTTGGCGGAGCTGCTTCTCAAGGTTCCGGCCATGGAGGTTACGGTGGAGCTTCCGGAGCCGCAAATGGACAAGGTTTCTCCGGATCTTTCAGTTCATCATCTCACGGAAGTGGTGCTTCCGGTTTAGGACATGGTCAAGGATCCGGTGCTGCCAATGGAGGCTTTGGTGGAGCCGCTTCTCAAGGTTCCGGCCACGGATCTAGTTTAGCTGGTGCTGCTCAAGGCGCCGCTGGCCATGGAGGATTTGGTGCTGGTAATGGAGGCTTTGGTGGAGCCGGATCTCAAGGTTCCGGTCATGGAGGTTACGGTGGAGCCGCTGGAGCCGGAACTGGACAAGGCTACTCTGGATCTTTCAGTTCTTCAGCTCAGGGCCCATCTGGAAGTGGCGCTTTTGGACATGGTCAAGGAACCGGTGCTGCCCAAGGCGCCGCTGGCCATGGAGGATTTGGTGCTGCTAATGGAGGCTTTGGAGGTTACGGTTCATCTGCAAATGGTGGATTCGGTGGAGCTTCCACTTCTGGACATGGTCAGGGCAATGTAGGTTTTGGAGGAGCTTCCGGAACCGGACATGGTTTTGGTGGTTACGGTGCAAGCAAAGCTGGTACCGGTGCCGGATTTGGTGGACAAGTCACTGCCTCCCACGTACAATCGCCAGCTCAATATTCTGGAGTGAACGGCCAATACTCTGGTGCTGGACAACAAGGTCCAGTAGTTCAGATCCTTCGTCttgaaaacaacaacaacggtGATGGCAGCTACAACTTCCTTTACGAAACTGAAAACGGCATTAACGCTCAAGAAGAAGGTACCCAAAGAGATGGCACTGTTGCTCAGGGCTCCTTCTCGTACAAAGCTCCCGGTGGCGAACCAATTGCTGTGTCTTACGTGGCTGACGAAAACGGTTTCCAACCAGAAGGTGAACATTTACCAACTCCACCACCAATTCCAAAGGAAATCCTAAAATCGTTGGAACTTAACGCCGCCGATGAAGCCAATGGTATTTCCGACGATGGGTCTTACAACGGAGAGGGCGAAGCCGAAGGACAAGATGCTGGACAATACTCTGGAGGTCAAGGATCTGGTCATTTTGGCGGTGCTGCTGGTGGTAAAGGTGGATATGGTGCTGGTCATATCGGAGGCGGAGCCCAAGGTGGTTACGGAGCTGGTCAACCCCAATTTGGAGGTGCTGCCCAAGGAGCACACTTTGGAGGTGCCCAAGGTGGGTTTGCTCAAGGCCACTCCACCTTTGGAGCTGCTGGTGGTACTCAGGGACACTCTGGAGCTGGAGGCTCAGGAGGTTACCAATATCAAGGCTCAGTGTCTGGTAAACTGGGTGGAGGACTGGGACATGGTTCTGGTTCTGGTACTCAACAGTCCTTTGCAGGAGCTTTCGGAGGTCAAGGTCCTTCCGGCTCAGGTTTTTCATCTTCAGTGTCCAACAAATTGGGTGGAGGATTTGGAGGTAATTCCGGTACTCCCCAACAACCAATTGCCGAAAATGGAGGCTACAAGTACTAA